The following are encoded together in the Kribbella voronezhensis genome:
- a CDS encoding magnesium and cobalt transport protein CorA, which produces MIIDCAYYRDGRRQHVGAMSIEEAAQRCREGGFVWLGLFDPTAAELSQASKCFGLHELAVEDAQTFHLRPKVEPYEGDIRLVILRTARYDDEREEVDFGEVSVFVGPAFVITVRQGVASELHGARTRLEQRSELLENGTNSVLWAILDQVVDTYGPVVAELERDIEQVERTVFAGSVAPTERIYFLRREVTDFYRAVHPLLAVLANLERGARNTGLLPYFRDVHDHLVLVNEEVAAQRDLLATVLEANMAVISVEQTKVSVQQNATIEQLTILATVFLPLTFVTGFFGQNFGWLVDHVNKEWDFFALGLGGLLVPCIALFLWFRRQRTSRKRLST; this is translated from the coding sequence ATGATCATCGACTGCGCGTACTACCGGGACGGGCGTCGCCAGCACGTCGGGGCGATGTCGATCGAGGAGGCCGCCCAACGCTGCCGGGAAGGCGGATTCGTCTGGCTCGGCCTGTTCGACCCGACCGCGGCCGAGCTCAGCCAGGCCAGCAAGTGCTTCGGCTTGCACGAACTCGCCGTCGAGGACGCGCAGACGTTCCACCTGCGGCCGAAGGTCGAACCGTACGAGGGCGACATCCGCCTCGTCATCCTGCGCACCGCCCGGTACGACGACGAGCGGGAGGAGGTCGATTTCGGGGAGGTGAGCGTATTCGTCGGGCCGGCCTTCGTGATCACCGTCCGGCAAGGTGTCGCGAGTGAACTGCACGGTGCGCGGACCCGGCTGGAGCAACGGTCCGAGTTGCTCGAGAACGGTACGAATTCGGTGCTCTGGGCAATCCTCGACCAGGTGGTCGACACCTATGGGCCGGTGGTCGCGGAGTTGGAGCGCGACATCGAGCAGGTCGAGCGGACCGTGTTCGCGGGATCGGTGGCGCCGACCGAGCGCATCTACTTCCTCCGCCGCGAGGTGACCGACTTCTACCGCGCGGTGCACCCGCTGCTCGCAGTACTGGCCAATCTCGAACGCGGTGCGCGCAACACCGGCCTGCTGCCGTACTTCCGCGACGTCCACGACCACCTGGTGCTGGTGAACGAAGAGGTCGCCGCGCAACGAGATCTGCTGGCAACGGTGCTGGAGGCAAACATGGCGGTGATCTCGGTCGAGCAGACCAAGGTGAGCGTGCAACAGAACGCCACCATCGAACAACTCACGATCCTCGCCACCGTCTTCCTCCCCCTCACCTTCGTCACCGGCTTCTTCGGCCAGAACTTCGGCTGGCTCGTCGACCACGTCAACAAGGAATGGGACTTCTTCGCCCTGGGCCTCGGCGGCCTCCTCGTCCCCTGCATCGCCCTCTTCCTCTGGTTCCGCCGCCAACGCACCTCCCGCAAGCGCCTCAGCACGTGA
- a CDS encoding AAA family ATPase gives MDARLIVVRGPSGAGKSSVVEGIRAAYGRGVAWIEQDHVRRTVFQEKDEPGGANIAAISQLAGLAMSRGFHTVVEGIMPTVRYGEMLGDLVGRYGGSAYVYYLDVPFDETVRRHATRAKASAFDAAAMREWYGGHDPLGLPGEVVIEADSTLDETVRRILTETGLVAAAG, from the coding sequence ATGGATGCGCGGTTGATTGTGGTGCGGGGGCCCTCCGGGGCCGGGAAGAGTTCGGTGGTGGAGGGGATCCGGGCGGCGTACGGGCGTGGGGTCGCGTGGATCGAGCAGGATCATGTCCGGCGGACGGTGTTCCAGGAGAAGGACGAACCCGGTGGGGCGAACATCGCTGCGATCTCGCAGTTGGCCGGGCTGGCGATGAGTCGGGGGTTCCACACCGTCGTCGAGGGGATCATGCCGACGGTTCGGTACGGCGAGATGCTCGGCGACCTGGTCGGCCGGTACGGCGGGTCGGCGTACGTGTACTACCTCGACGTCCCCTTCGATGAGACCGTACGGCGGCATGCCACCCGGGCGAAGGCGAGTGCGTTCGATGCGGCCGCGATGCGGGAGTGGTACGGCGGGCACGATCCGCTGGGCCTGCCTGGAGAGGTTGTCATCGAAGCGGACAGCACACTCGACGAGACGGTTCGCCGGATCCTCACCGAGACCGGGCTAGTTGCGGCGGCAGGTTAA
- the uppS gene encoding polyprenyl diphosphate synthase, producing MSFKDLVYALYARRVRRKLKGRALPGHIGIVMDGNRRWARGKGHANPSVGHRYGALHVEKVLGWCETAGVDHVTVFLCSTENLVKRGDAEVAYLMEVTEEIVASRLSQPGGRWQVHIAGLLDLLPDSTAYALKNAVEATKDCATGNHITLAIGYGGRQEVVEAVRSLLESEAEAGNDLDTLAETLSADDITKHLYTVGQPDPDLIIRTSGEQRMSNFLLWQSAYSELYFCEAYWPAFREVDFLRALRSYADRHRRRGA from the coding sequence ATGTCTTTCAAGGATCTCGTTTATGCCCTGTACGCGCGGCGGGTTCGGCGCAAGCTCAAGGGGCGGGCGTTGCCGGGGCACATCGGGATCGTGATGGACGGGAACCGGCGGTGGGCGCGCGGCAAGGGGCACGCGAATCCGAGCGTCGGTCACCGGTACGGCGCGTTGCACGTCGAGAAGGTGCTCGGCTGGTGTGAGACCGCCGGCGTCGACCACGTGACGGTGTTCCTCTGCTCCACCGAGAACCTGGTCAAGCGCGGCGACGCCGAGGTCGCCTACCTGATGGAAGTCACCGAGGAGATCGTCGCGAGCCGTCTCTCGCAGCCCGGCGGTCGCTGGCAGGTGCACATCGCGGGTCTGCTCGACCTGCTGCCGGACAGTACGGCGTACGCGCTCAAGAACGCGGTCGAGGCGACCAAGGACTGCGCCACCGGCAACCACATCACGCTGGCGATCGGGTACGGCGGTCGTCAGGAAGTCGTCGAGGCAGTCCGGTCGCTGCTGGAGTCCGAGGCCGAAGCAGGCAACGATCTCGACACCCTGGCCGAGACGCTCAGCGCCGACGACATCACCAAGCACCTCTACACCGTCGGCCAGCCGGACCCCGATCTGATCATCCGCACCAGCGGCGAACAACGGATGTCGAACTTCCTGCTCTGGCAGAGCGCCTACTCCGAGCTGTACTTCTGCGAGGCGTACTGGCCGGCCTTCCGCGAGGTCGACTTCCTCCGCGCCCTCCGCTCGTACGCCGACCGGCACCGCCGCCGCGGCGCGTAG